In Eubalaena glacialis isolate mEubGla1 chromosome 4, mEubGla1.1.hap2.+ XY, whole genome shotgun sequence, the genomic window CAACCTCGGGCCTGGGGTTCTCCTGGCAGTCAGGAGGGAAGGGGCAGCTTGCTTGGCACTGGGGAGAGGTCTGGGACTCAACTTTTGTTATTCAGGGGGACAGACCCCAAGGCTTTGCAAGGACATGATTTTGTCCCAGTCAAAGCCAGGCCTGGGACCCTGGCCACACAGGCTATGAACTGGTTCTACCTACGGTCAGCCCAGGCTGGGGGGCTAAGGGGTTGGTTCTCTGGGTCTGGGGATGGCTCAAGGTTCTGCTCCAGCTCAGCCCCCTACCTGCAAAGCCCCTCCAGCTCTGGGAGGTCAGGAAGCCCTTTCCAGCTGACCCCCTCCTTCCTAGGCcgcaggggcagggcagggggagctGGCGGGTAGGTCTGTTCCAGGCAGACGGGGCTGGGGTCAGGGGCTCAAGATAAGGAGGAGATGGAAACCCAAAAGGTGGGAAGGAGAGTTGGAGGccttcccagcaggtctgggCTTTGAGAGTCCCTGCCCCACTGGAGGGTCGGGTGCCATTCCAGGCCCCTTCAGCCTGGACTTTCAGGCTGCTTGTTGGACAGGggggaccagggactgaaccccatCTTTCACTGAGGCATGTGAGCCCCAAGCTGCACCAGCTTCCACCTCTCAGGAGACCAGGGCTCCACAcccaggaggcaggaggagtGGGGAACCCATCAGCCATCGGGGGAGGCTCCAGGTCCAGCTGGAGCTATGGTGGGTGCTACAGGACCACCCAGGACCAGGGAGTGGGGGGCAtgcaggaggtggggtgggacagAGCCACAGGGGTGGAGCGAGGCAGGCGAGAGGGCATCAAGCAGTGTCAGAGGGCTCAGAATTTAGGATTGGCTGCCCCCCCCCGGGCCCTGCCCTATTCCCCACCCTTCCCAGGCACCCCTGCAGTGACCCAGCCTGGACCCCAGGGATGCCTGATGCAAGGcaccctctcccactccccagaTCTCAGTCCTGAGGTCTGTGGGAACTGGCACGGGGGCACATGAGGGGTCCAAGGAGCCCCTGTGTGATCCTCAGGCAGTAAACCTTGATGACAGAAAGAGCTAGACCCTCACCCCCATCAGCCCGACATCAGGCTGAGGCAGGGGTCATGGAGGGGGCGTTTGAAGGGGTGAGGACTGGGGATCTGGGGGCAGGTCCAGCCCAGGAACCTCCCCGGAAGCCCAGTCCCAGCCCCAGCTAGGGACAAGGCAGGAGAGACCCCTTCCCAGACAAGGCACCCCCATGCCCTGAGAGGTCCAGTGGGGCCCCTCCTTCTCCTGGAACCCCTGGGGGTTCCTGGAGACAATCAGGAATTAGGCCCTCAGGGATGTCCCTTTGCCCCtcagagcctcagtgtcctcatataTAAGTCGGGTTGATGGCCCTGCACCTTCCAAGGCTGTTCAGAACAGACCCCTTACGGGGGTCTTAAAAGCTTGGACGGTTTTCTCATTCACCCCAGACCCAGTTAACTCTCCGAAGGAGCTGTCTGAGCCCCCTGGGGCCAGCTGCCCCGACAAGGCACCAGAGCTAAGTAAGCTCTTCTCCCCCGTTCTCCCCACCACTGCCCCCGCCTTGGTGACAAGGACCCCAGGGATGCCAAGTGCACATAGCCCGAGAGTGGCCTGCCTCCCGCTACCCTGGGCTTGACCCCAGACCCACGTGCCTGGCTGCACTGGGACAGGCTCTCCCCAGGGCCCTGTGGGCTCTGGGCAGGTCCCAGCCACCCGCctcacctccccactccctcccctggTGGCAGCTGATCTTAAATTCCTGGCGGGCAGGGCAGCTGGCAGCTCTGCACACATAGCTCGGCTGAGGGTAGGACTCACATGTTTTCCCTACAGTCCGgtggggcgggcagaggggagaaggagagCAGGTTAAATTGTGTGGGGGGGGATAGGTGGATGGGGGGGTCCCTGTTCCTGCTGCCTCCGCCACCCTGGGCCAGAGGTTGGGCCAGTGGAGGGGcccctgggggaggaggaggaggaagagggatgggGTCCTAGAGGGGTGCGGGGTAGGGGCTGGAGGGGAGTGGGGACACAGGGCTGGAGTCCCAGGGATGAGGGAGCTGCACTTGAGGGACTGTCACTGAGGCCATTGACTGTCACTGAGGCCAGGAACTGGGTATGGGGGGCGGGGTGTCACCAGGGTCAGAATCATGGGGATGGAGTGATGGCTGGGGGGAGGCCTTGGATGTCTGAAGTCATGGGCAGGCATGGGGTTCACCAGGGTCAGAAGTCATGGGGACAGAGTGATGGCTGGGAGAGCCCCGGGGTCACTAAAGTCGTGGGTGGGCATGAGGGTCACTGGGATCAGGGGTCAGGGGGTCAGGGGGTCAGGGGCGCACCTCTCACAGACCCGCACGGTCCAGGCGGCAATGATCCAGGAGGAGATGCTGAAGACAAGGAGCACGGTGCCCGGGCAGATGGTCATGAGTGTCTTCATGACGAAGCGCGTGTTGAAGGTGATCTTGTTGAGGGCGCCGATGCTGCGGCTGGAGGCGTCCGTGAAGATCCTGCTGTGCAGCAGCATGACGCGGCCCAGCAGGTAGAGACGCAGGAACATGGGCACAGACAGCAGCACGTCCACGTCGGCCTCGGCTGCTGCCGGCGCGTACGTGAAGGCTAGCCGCGCTGTCCACGTGAAGCGGTAGTGGCCGGGCACCGGGTGGATGGCGCACACAGCCAGCTCCAGGGAGATGAGGAAGACGCGCTCGCACGTCATGGCGATGCGCCAGTCGTCTGCCCCGTTGTCCACCATGAACAGCTGCGGAGGTCAGGCGGGCGGGATGAGGTGGGCCTCGGACACGAGACCAGGCCCCGGAGCAAGATCCCAGCCGAAAACCCCGTCGGCTTTTACAAGAAATATGGCCTCAAAGGCAAAACTCCCTAGTTCTCAGGGTCGGCCACAATTCAAGCTAAACGTGGCACAGATGTTCCCCCAAAAGTCAAACACAGAGTTACCAATGACCCAGCCATCTCATTCATAGGTATATAGGCGAGAGAGATGAAAACAGTCGTTCCAACACGTCCTTGTGTGCACGCAATCACAGCAGCAGTGTTCACAGGcacccaaagtggaaacaacccaagtgtccatcaaaggatgaatggataaacaaaatgtgttcctTCCACACAATgcaacattactcagccataaagaggaatgaagcattgacacatgctacaatgtggatgaaccttgaaaacattaagctgagtgaaagaaggcagtcacaaaaggccaccaCTCAGGGCCGACGAGGCAATGCTGCCACCACAGTGGGCCTGGAAGGTGGGGCGTTGAGCCGAGGAAGATCATTCTCCAGTCTTCAAATCTAACGGAATTTGCCTGGTTAGGTCTGAGAGAAGTGTAGGACCTGTCACCCCtttcttctttcatatttctCCCTTCTGGAACAGGAACGTCTATCCTATGCTTATTccaccattgtattttggaagcacacAACTTGTCTGGTCACAGTTGGAGGAAAATTTTGTCTCAGGAGGAACAGTACCTCGAATCTCACCCATgtctgatttagatgatatttaaatGAGACTTTGGACTTAGAGTTGACGCTGGAATGAGTTAAGACTTTGGGGGCTGTTGGGATGGGATGAGTGCATTTTGCATGGGAGAAGGACAAGGATTTGCAAGGTGGGCCAGAGGGTggagtgttatggactgaactttgtcccctcaaaattcatccgttgaagccctagcccccagtatgactgtatttggaaatagggcctttaaagacataattaagattaaatgaggttataGGAGTGGGGTCCCAATCCTACAGGACTGGTGTcattttataagaagaggaagagataccagGGATGTGTGAGCACAGagcaaaggccatgtgaggacacaatgagaaggtggctgtctgcaagccaaggagagagcctcaggagaaaccaaccctgccagcacctgatcttggacttccagcctccagaactgtgagagaatacattcctGTTGTTTCAGCCACTCAGTTGTGGTGCTACAAACACACAgcgcttcattcttttttcatttggctgaatagtattccattgtacggatggaccacattctgtttatccatacatcagtcagtggacatttgggttgtttccactttttggcgattgtgaataatgctgctatgaacatacgtgtacaagtttttgtgtggatgtaggTTGTTGTTTCTCTTGGGTGTGTAACTaggagggggattgctgggtcatatggtaactccatgtttatctgtttaaggaactgccagactgttgtCCACAGCTGTATCTTCAGAACTGCTTCCTTTAGTTCAGGGGTCACTGtccgccccccccaacccccagccagaGCAAGGACCcctcctgtgtgccagacccTGGGTGTCCCCTGACAGGTCTGCATACAGTGTGACCCAGGTAGGATTTTCCTACACCCATCTCCTGCCATACTGTGgctccttgaggtcaggggtcaaaGGCCAGACTAAAGAGCCACATCTGACACCTTTTGGTGTCCCCAGGCCTTGGTGCCAGCCTGCTGTGGTAATGCCTGCCTGACAAGCCCTGAACTGGGCTCTCCAGGAGCCTGACCAGGTTTTGATCAACCCCTGAAATAGGAGAATaaactctctggcacatgataaaTCTTTCAAACACAGGGTCCGATGGACTAGGAAAAGGAACCTGGTGCTACAAACACTGGACCCCATGGCTGCAAAACCTCAGAAGACCCAGGGCTGTGAAAACAACCCACGTGCACCAGAACCCCAGCCCACCTCCTGCTCCTTCACTGTTGGTCTTCTTTACCAAAGaatcaatgaaaattaaaatgaagatatGCATTCCAAGGAAATTTAGAGTGATCTAAACAGTGTGTCTCCAcagaagtccttttttttttttttttactataaagaGGCTACTGATCCTTTTATGTCTTAGAGGGCTGGGGTCCCAGGTGGGCTGGGGTCCCaggtggctggggggaggggagctgccCCAACCCCACTGGGCACTGACCTGGATCTCCCGGGCGTGGTAGAGGACGACCAGGCCCAGCAGGATGACCGTGGAGAGGCTGATGAGGCATTTGAGTGCAAATGAGTACAGGGACTCCTGGACAAAGAGAGAGGGCAGGACAGACGCTGTCAGGGCAGGCAGCCCTCCTGACCCCCCACCTGGTGGCTTCACTCAGAAAGTGAAGCTCTGGTCCTTACTCCTTAGGCCTGGGCTGAGAGCAAGGTGGGCCCAGCACTTCAGCTTATAAGGCCTGGCTTCACATGGgtacagcactttacagtttacaaaaacTGACCTCATGCAGACGTAGCACTTCCCAGTTTACAGGCTGACATGGCTCTCATCTCCCTCTGTCCTCACATCCACTTGGGGACCCATGTAACCTGGTCCTGACCGCTCTTGAAAAAGGGAAAGCTCTTTCCCTGCTACTCGGCGCAGCCCTTCTCTGAggctcccccatccctccccccaccttgacCTTGGGAGGCAGCCCCATCCCCACCTTCAGCCAAGGTGCAGCCCCTTGTTGCAGGGCAGAGGGAATGGGCTGGAGCCTTCTGGGCCTACCTGCTGCCCCCACGGGGTGGACACAACAGGAGGCCCAGGGCCCCCCACCTTCCCACCTCCAGGGACCCCTCagcatcccccacccccctccctctcctaggGCTGATGTGGCCCCCCACCCCGTGCCCAAGGAGTCTCGGGGAGCCCAGTGGGACCAAAAGGGCCTCCCTGGGGTGCCAGGGGCAAGGGCCACGCCTACCTTGCTGTAGACCCCCCAGGACAGCTCCGTCTCCGTCACCATGACAACAATGCCGAACATGCCGAAGATGAGAGCGTAGTCACTGAGACGCTTCCGCTTCTCAAAGAGCGCCCGCCGGTGGCCCAGACGGTGGCCAacgctggggggcttccctgagcCCCTCTGCCTACCCGCCTCATCCTCCTCatcatcttcctcttcttcctggtcCTGGGGCTGCCCCCGGGGGCTGCCGGGTGAGGGCTGGGCCGGCTCACTCTTGGCTACCACCACCTGGATGCCTGGGCCATTTGGAGGCTGCGGCGGGTGGCCGGCCTCGGGGTCCAGAGGGTCTCGGCCCAGGGCACCCAGCCCGCCACCCAGTGGCCGTCCCCCGAAGCCATTGTGTCTGTGGCTGTTCATGACTATGTGGGTGCTGGGGTTGGGCTTGCTGCCGGCCATCCGGGGCCCGGCATGGCTCAGCAACTGGGCTCCCGCACTGACCTGCAGGGCATGGGGGACACGGTCATGTCAGGGCCTCAGCAACTGACCAGAGGGCTACAGACCCCACCCCAGCACATTCTGAGGCTGAAGAGGCCAGGAACCGATTGCGGCTGACACATGGATTGGCCACTCCAGAAATCTGCAAGTCAGCCTatgtccctcccctgctccaaACCTCCCCATGGCTCTCCAGTGCCATTGCATAAAAACtcaacttctcactgtgtccagGAGGCCTCCGTGGTCTGGCTCCCACCCACCTTATCCTTCTCACTTTCCCCAGAGTCACTCCCTTCCAGCCACGGTGGCCTCCCCATTACCAGATCCCAGCAAGCTtggtcctgcctcagggcctttgcacctgctgtgccCTGTGCCTGGAACACCCTCCTACCAGACCTTTGCCCACTGACTTTTCTGTGTCTCCAGgtacctagaacaatgcctagcacacagaTGGCATTCAATAAACACTTCTGAATGCCTCAAGATGGAATCTGCTGGCTGGTTTGCCTGGGAGGACTAGAGGCCGTGTAAATGAGCAGCTGGGAGGTGGTTCCAATCCAGGCTTGTCTCCTTCTGACCTTCAGGCTCTTGGACAAATTAATCTCACTCTACTCCAGTTCCTCCCGTAGAGCTGTCCAAAGGCCTGAACACACTTACATAGTCACGGGATACGGCCAGGGGGAAATTGGGGACCATGGCTGTGGCTATGAGACCCTCAGCTCCCTCCTGCTTAGATGGAGGGAGGTCCGTGATCTCCAAACTCATTGCAGGACCAAAGCAGCAATCCAGGATTTAACTCTAAGATCCCAGAATTGATTCTACAGGGTCTTGGGAGACGTGCTTGGCCCGGTCCTGTGACCTCAGgccagactcagtttccccaccaaGGAAACTGGCTACCAAGGAGGAGACTGTCTGATCTGCCCCCTGCTCCTGCACAGGGCAATGTCCCATGGTGTCACATGAAAGAGCAAGGACCTTGAAGACGATGACACACACATGATGAGGCTGCCTGGAGTCCGATCTCCTGGGTCCCAACTTGCCAGATCCTCCCCTGCcacgcgcccccccccccagctcactctctccctccccacccctgcaggcACCCGCTGCTGCCACCACAGCCTgcgtttactgaacacctactacacGCCAGGCTCTGTCCTTCGCATAGATTTTTctccttaatcctcacaacacccccAAGAAGAGGGTCTTGGGATTTGGCCAGTTGtacggatggggaaactgaggtaccatgTGGTGAAGGGACCATCTCCTTATAAGGCAGATTCTGGACCAGGCTGCCTTGTGGGATTCTCCCAAGAAACCACGCAGTGGTGGGCTGTGGGCCAAGTGTTGTCCCCTTGGAAAAGGCCAAGCTGGCATGTGCTGGGGGCCCGGGAGAGGGGGCTGCGTGCACAGACAGGACACCTCCCTGGCCCTGAAGCCATGTTCCTGGGGGTGACAGGCTCAGAAAGTGTCACATCAGGACACGCCAAGATGAGCCATGTTGTCAGGCGGGACATGGGTGACCTTGGCCAGGGCACCACCGCATGCATTGCAGAACCACCTGTGCCTGTGTCCGCGCCCCGCCCCAGGCAGTATCTGTCCCACTCACTACATGTCCCCAGAAGAGGGTGCCAGCACACGATAGGAACACAAGAAACATGAGTCTTAGAATGTGTCCCACTTCCATCCATCTCACCAACCAGGCTGTGGCCACCTGTGACCTGACGCTTCACAGTTTATAAGAGCTGGCCCCATGTGGTCCCAGGACATCGCAGATTATATGGGCTGATCTCCTGCAGGCCCAGCACTTCACAGTTTATAAGGCTGACCTTGGCCCTGATCTCTCTCTTCGTCCTCACAAGCACTCAGGTGCCACTCTCCTCTGGGCTAGAGCCCCTGCTTGCCACCTGAAGGGCTGTCAGCTGCTAGGCAGGGCTAAGAGCTTGCCACCAGGACACACACAGCGGCCCCAGACCCTGCCCTCGCCCAAGACACAAGGAAACCTCAGGCacccctcccatcttccctcctGAAGGTGCAGAAGGTCCCTGCCCAGGGCTTTGGGAGCAAAGGCAGGAGAGGTGGTGGCCTGGCAGTCAGGACTGGAAGCAGGTGGGAGCGGTGCAAACGACCTTCCAAAATGCACCGATGAAGATGCAATTTGGGGATGTGACTCAGCCGCCCAACACACAGGCCAAATTCAGCCGTGTTTCCACCATGCTCCTCCTTGCCTGGCAGCCGTGTCCTAACGTgccctgggcagggagggggtggggtagggcATGTGAACAGGCGGCAGGTGGCTTCTGGGAGGGCCTTCTTAGTGCCCATGTTGTTAATGCGGACCTATTGCTTATTGCGGGCCAAAACCTTGATGAGAATTACCACATTTAATCCCTATTGCCACTCAGCAAGGCAGGTGGCATTcttattcccattctacagaggggagacaaggttcagagaggttcagcactttgcccaaggtcacacagccaggaaaggCAGGGACTAAGTTAGTGCAGTCTGGGGGCAGTGGATGGCAGGATCTGCCTGGGTCCCTCTTGATGAGCGGCTGTTTGGAAAGGGAGCCAGCCTGGCCCTGTCCTTGAGGGGCCACAGAGCTCAGGACACAGGCATGGTGACTGTCCCACCCCTCCCACGACCTCATAGGAAATGGAAGGACAGAGTGGCCTGCCTGCAATCCCTCAGGAGAAGGGGGCAGCCCGTTTCTAAAGACTGGGTGGGACCATAGGGCCGTGGGGACAAGAGACCACACCCCTCCCCAGATTCACCTTCCCCTCCCTCAATGCAACCTGGGCCTAAAGCTGGGGTCCCCGGGACCCTCAGAGATTTCCCAAAGAACCAGAAGTCCCTGTGAAACCCCAGCCAAGGTTTGGATGTCCATGAAAGGGTGTGTTTTTCTGGGTGAAGGCCCTGGGTTCTCCAAGGAGTTCCTCTAAAAAGCAACAAACATCCTATGGGTTGCATTTGGTTTTGAGGGTTCCTGGAATTCCCCAAATTGTCTAACATGTCTGGGGCACAAGACCTCTGTTCCTTGAATGCTGGGGTGAGGGGATGAGCAAAACCCCGCCTTCGTGTACCATCCCACGAGATGCTGTGGGAAACCTGTAGGCCGAGCAGGGCCGGGGGGACCCAGGAGGGCTCTTGAGGAGTGGGGGAAGGTGTGCAGAGAGCAGGGAGCAAGGAGGCTGACTCCTCCGAACTGTCCCACCcaacaggaagagaaagaaaatggccaGACCCGAAAGGCCCTCGAGTGAACTCTTTTACAAATGATGGGTCGATTGCAGAGGGACCTTTGGGTGTCCCAGCCAGGACGAAGTCACTGCCACTTCCTCATCTACCTCTTTAGTAAAGGGGTGTCTCGGTGCCATCCCAGCAGGGTCGGTGGCCAC contains:
- the KCNN1 gene encoding small conductance calcium-activated potassium channel protein 1 isoform X2 translates to MAGSKPNPSTHIVMNSHRHNGFGGRPLGGGLGALGRDPLDPEAGHPPQPPNGPGIQVVVAKSEPAQPSPGSPRGQPQDQEEEEDDEEDEAGRQRGSGKPPSVGHRLGHRRALFEKRKRLSDYALIFGMFGIVVMVTETELSWGVYSKESLYSFALKCLISLSTVILLGLVVLYHAREIQLFMVDNGADDWRIAMTCERVFLISLELAVCAIHPVPGHYRFTWTARLAFTYAPAAAEADVDVLLSVPMFLRLYLLGRVMLLHSRIFTDASSRSIGALNKITFNTRFVMKTLMTICPGTVLLVFSISSWIIAAWTVRVCERENMYHDKQEVTSNFLGAMWLISITFLSIGYGDMVPHTYCGKGVCLLTGIMGAGCTALVVAVVARKLELTKAEKHVHNFMMDTQLTKRVKNAAANVLRETWLIYKHTRLVKKPDHARVRKHQRKFLQAIHQAQKLRSVKIEQGKLNDQTNTLADLAKTQNVMYNLMSELHAQHEELEARLAALESRLDALGASLQALPGLIAQAIRPPPPPLPPRPGSGPLDQVARSPPHRRPPTAPSDCG
- the KCNN1 gene encoding small conductance calcium-activated potassium channel protein 1 isoform X1; this translates as MAGSKPNPSTHIVMNSHRHNGFGGRPLGGGLGALGRDPLDPEAGHPPQPPNGPGIQVVVAKSEPAQPSPGSPRGQPQDQEEEEDDEEDEAGRQRGSGKPPSVGHRLGHRRALFEKRKRLSDYALIFGMFGIVVMVTETELSWGVYSKESLYSFALKCLISLSTVILLGLVVLYHAREIQLFMVDNGADDWRIAMTCERVFLISLELAVCAIHPVPGHYRFTWTARLAFTYAPAAAEADVDVLLSVPMFLRLYLLGRVMLLHSRIFTDASSRSIGALNKITFNTRFVMKTLMTICPGTVLLVFSISSWIIAAWTVRVCERYHDKQEVTSNFLGAMWLISITFLSIGYGDMVPHTYCGKGVCLLTGIMGAGCTALVVAVVARKLELTKAEKHVHNFMMDTQLTKRVKNAAANVLRETWLIYKHTRLVKKPDHARVRKHQRKFLQAIHQLRSVKIEQGKLNDQTNTLADLAKTQNVMYNLMSELHAQHEELEARLAALESRLDALGASLQALPGLIAQAIRPPPPPLPPRPGSGPLDQVARSPPHRRPPTAPSDCG
- the KCNN1 gene encoding small conductance calcium-activated potassium channel protein 1 isoform X3, with translation MAGSKPNPSTHIVMNSHRHNGFGGRPLGGGLGALGRDPLDPEAGHPPQPPNGPGIQVVVAKSEPAQPSPGSPRGQPQDQEEEEDDEEDEAGRQRGSGKPPSVGHRLGHRRALFEKRKRLSDYALIFGMFGIVVMVTETELSWGVYSKESLYSFALKCLISLSTVILLGLVVLYHAREIQLFMVDNGADDWRIAMTCERVFLISLELAVCAIHPVPGHYRFTWTARLAFTYAPAAAEADVDVLLSVPMFLRLYLLGRVMLLHSRIFTDASSRSIGALNKITFNTRFVMKTLMTICPGTVLLVFSISSWIIAAWTVRVCERYHDKQEVTSNFLGAMWLISITFLSIGYGDMVPHTYCGKGVCLLTGIMGAGCTALVVAVVARKLELTKAEKHVHNFMMDTQLTKRVKNAAANVLRETWLIYKHTRLVKKPDHARVRKHQRSGV